The following are encoded in a window of Lichenicola cladoniae genomic DNA:
- the sthA gene encoding Si-specific NAD(P)(+) transhydrogenase, which produces MIQDYELIVIGSGPSGRRAAVQAAKLGKSVLVIEKTSRLGGVSVHTGTIPSKTLRETVLNLTGWRERGFYGLAYRVKQDIAAGDLTIRLTKTLDHEVEGLKHQFIRNHVHMMHGAARFLDSHSLEVTLDAGEIQLVRGQRIVIAVGTRPYRPDSVPFNGTTVVDSDGIINLQKLPNSLAVIGAGVIGVEYATIFSALDVRVTLIEPRDSFLDFIDRELLAEFVHQLRDRGVTFRLGDPVETINMEHGQPIVMLAGGRRVRAEMVLYTAGRVGNVEALELDRCGLAVDNRGRITVDPTTYQTAVPHIYATGDVIGFPSLASTSMEQGRIAACHAFGENVPPPPRFFPYGIYSVPEISTVGMTEEEVRSRHIPYETGVARFRETSRGHIMGLQGGLLKMIVSLKTRKLLGVHIVGEGATELVHIGQAVLNLHGTLDYFLENTFNYPTLAEAYKIAALDAWNRMTPRVAGREEAEIENAEQADAAE; this is translated from the coding sequence ATGATCCAGGATTACGAGCTGATCGTCATCGGAAGCGGCCCGTCCGGCCGCCGTGCTGCAGTTCAGGCTGCGAAGCTCGGAAAGTCGGTCCTGGTCATCGAGAAGACATCGCGGCTCGGCGGCGTGTCGGTCCATACCGGAACGATCCCGTCCAAGACCCTGCGCGAGACCGTGCTCAACCTGACCGGTTGGCGCGAGCGCGGCTTCTACGGCCTCGCCTACCGGGTGAAGCAGGATATCGCCGCCGGCGACCTGACCATCCGCCTGACGAAGACGCTCGATCATGAGGTCGAGGGACTGAAGCACCAGTTCATCCGCAACCACGTGCACATGATGCACGGCGCCGCGCGCTTCCTCGACAGCCACTCGCTCGAAGTGACCCTGGATGCCGGCGAGATCCAGCTGGTGCGGGGGCAGAGGATCGTGATCGCCGTCGGCACGCGGCCGTACCGGCCCGACAGCGTTCCGTTCAACGGCACCACGGTGGTCGATAGCGACGGCATCATCAATCTGCAGAAGCTGCCGAACAGCCTGGCGGTGATCGGGGCCGGGGTGATCGGCGTCGAGTATGCGACGATCTTCAGCGCGCTCGACGTGCGGGTCACGCTGATCGAGCCGCGCGACAGCTTCCTCGACTTCATCGACCGCGAGTTGCTGGCCGAGTTCGTCCACCAGCTCCGCGATCGCGGCGTGACGTTCCGGCTGGGCGATCCGGTCGAGACCATCAACATGGAGCATGGCCAGCCGATCGTGATGCTTGCCGGCGGGCGGCGCGTGCGCGCCGAGATGGTGCTCTACACCGCTGGGCGCGTGGGCAATGTCGAGGCGCTCGAGCTCGATCGCTGCGGCCTCGCGGTCGACAACCGGGGCAGGATCACCGTCGATCCCACGACGTATCAGACCGCCGTGCCGCACATCTATGCTACGGGCGACGTGATCGGTTTCCCGAGCCTCGCCTCAACCTCGATGGAACAGGGCCGCATCGCCGCCTGCCATGCCTTCGGCGAGAACGTGCCGCCGCCGCCGAGATTCTTCCCCTACGGTATCTATTCGGTGCCGGAGATCTCGACCGTCGGCATGACCGAGGAGGAAGTCAGGAGCCGCCACATCCCGTACGAGACCGGCGTGGCGCGCTTCCGCGAGACGTCGCGTGGCCACATCATGGGTCTGCAGGGCGGCCTGCTGAAGATGATCGTGTCGCTCAAGACGCGGAAACTGCTCGGCGTGCATATCGTCGGCGAGGGTGCGACCGAACTCGTGCATATCGGACAGGCGGTGCTGAACCTGCACGGTACGCTCGACTATTTCCTCGAGAACACGTTCAACTATCCGACGCTCGCGGAGGCCTACAAGATAGCCGCCCTCGACGCCTGGAACCGGATGACGCCGCGTGTCGCCGGCCGCGAGGAAGCCGAGATCGAGAACGCCGAGCAGGCCGACGCCGCCGAGTAG
- a CDS encoding adenine phosphoribosyltransferase, giving the protein MDLKEHIRGIPDFPKPGILFYDISTLLRNADAWQVAMGRLAHAVAPAQPDLLAGVESRGFLMAAPLASKLGCGFLMLRKPGKLPGRTVSVDYELEYGQDSLHIQADAIRPGQRVVVVDDLLATGGTLAAAIQLLQKVGANVTGAAVIIEILSLKGREKLGVPTSALVSYES; this is encoded by the coding sequence ATGGACCTCAAGGAGCACATCCGCGGCATCCCGGATTTTCCGAAGCCCGGCATCCTGTTCTACGATATCTCGACGCTGCTGCGGAACGCCGATGCCTGGCAGGTGGCGATGGGACGGCTCGCGCATGCCGTGGCACCAGCCCAGCCCGACCTGCTGGCGGGTGTCGAATCACGCGGCTTCCTGATGGCGGCCCCGCTTGCGAGCAAGCTCGGCTGCGGGTTCCTGATGCTGCGCAAGCCCGGCAAGCTGCCCGGCCGTACCGTCTCGGTCGATTACGAGCTGGAATACGGCCAGGACAGTCTTCATATCCAGGCCGATGCGATCCGGCCTGGCCAGCGCGTGGTGGTGGTGGACGACCTGCTGGCGACTGGCGGGACACTCGCAGCGGCAATCCAGCTTCTGCAAAAGGTCGGAGCCAACGTCACCGGTGCGGCCGTCATCATCGAGATCCTGTCCCTGAAGGGCCGGGAGAAGCTGGGCGTGCCGACCTCGGCGCTGGTCAGTTACGAATCCTGA
- the accC gene encoding acetyl-CoA carboxylase biotin carboxylase subunit — MFDKILIANRGEIALRVLRACRELGIRTVAVHSTADAEAMHVRLADESVCIGPPASRDSYLNIPAILTAAHLCGADAIHPGYGFLSENAGFAEAVEAHGLTFIGPSPDHIRMMGDKITAKTAMRSLGVPLVPGSDGALADLDAARTVAAEIGYPVLIKAAAGGGGRGMKVAETANDIEEAWRVARTEAKAAFGNDEVYLEKYLDKPRHIELQIMADNHGAVVHFGERDCSLQRRHQKLLEEAGSPALTQEERRAIGETATSALKKLGYRNAGTLEFLYQDGQFAFIEMNTRLQVEHPITEMVCNVDLVREQIRIAAGQPLGYTQEQVRFEGHAIECRINAEDPDTFMPTPGRVTVFHPPGGLGVRIDSALYAGYVVPPYYDSMVAKLIVHAPTRPEAIARMQRALDEFVISGIKTVIPLHQRILADPEFRAGDYTIHWLEQFVDKPH, encoded by the coding sequence ATGTTCGACAAGATCCTGATTGCCAACCGCGGCGAGATCGCGCTCCGGGTGCTGCGCGCCTGCCGCGAACTGGGCATACGCACGGTCGCGGTTCATTCGACTGCCGACGCCGAGGCGATGCATGTGCGGCTGGCGGACGAGAGCGTCTGTATCGGCCCGCCGGCGTCGCGCGACAGCTACCTCAACATCCCGGCGATCCTGACCGCGGCGCATCTGTGCGGTGCCGATGCGATCCATCCGGGCTACGGCTTCCTGTCCGAGAATGCCGGCTTCGCCGAGGCGGTCGAGGCGCATGGCCTCACCTTCATCGGACCGTCGCCCGACCATATCCGGATGATGGGCGACAAGATCACCGCCAAGACCGCCATGCGCAGTCTCGGCGTGCCGCTGGTGCCGGGTTCGGACGGAGCGCTCGCCGACCTCGATGCCGCCCGCACGGTCGCGGCCGAGATCGGCTATCCGGTGCTGATAAAGGCCGCCGCCGGTGGTGGCGGACGCGGCATGAAGGTCGCCGAGACCGCGAACGATATCGAGGAAGCCTGGCGCGTCGCCCGCACCGAGGCCAAGGCCGCGTTCGGCAACGACGAAGTCTATCTCGAGAAGTATCTCGACAAGCCGCGCCATATCGAACTGCAGATCATGGCCGACAATCATGGCGCCGTAGTGCATTTCGGCGAGCGCGACTGCTCGCTGCAGCGCCGGCACCAGAAGCTGCTCGAGGAGGCCGGTTCCCCTGCCCTCACACAGGAGGAACGCCGCGCGATCGGCGAGACCGCAACCTCTGCTCTGAAGAAGCTCGGCTACCGCAATGCCGGCACGCTCGAGTTCCTGTACCAGGACGGCCAGTTCGCCTTCATCGAGATGAACACCCGGCTGCAGGTCGAGCATCCGATCACCGAGATGGTGTGCAACGTGGACCTGGTGCGCGAGCAGATCCGTATCGCCGCCGGCCAGCCGCTCGGCTACACGCAGGAGCAGGTCCGCTTCGAGGGCCATGCGATCGAGTGCCGGATCAACGCCGAGGACCCGGACACCTTCATGCCGACCCCCGGCCGCGTCACCGTGTTCCATCCACCGGGTGGCCTGGGTGTCCGGATCGATAGCGCGCTCTACGCCGGCTACGTGGTGCCGCCGTATTACGACAGCATGGTCGCCAAGCTGATCGTGCATGCGCCAACCCGTCCCGAGGCGATCGCCCGGATGCAGCGGGCGCTGGACGAGTTCGTGATTTCGGGGATCAAGACCGTAATCCCTTTGCACCAGCGCATCCTTGCGGACCCGGAGTTCCGTGCCGGCGACTACACCATCCACTGGCTCGAACAGTTCGTCGACAAGCCGCACTAG
- a CDS encoding acetyl-CoA carboxylase biotin carboxyl carrier protein, which translates to MSRLPVDVDAIRALAQILTETGLTEIEVAEKDSRIRVVRAPAQMVQAYAAPSGPGTALAPAAGPAIADPADLSKHPGAVTSPMVGVAYLSPEPSAPAFVTEGHAVTAGQTLMLIEAMKTFNQIKAPRAGTLKKLLVTSGSPVEFGEVLAVIE; encoded by the coding sequence ATGAGCCGCCTGCCCGTCGACGTGGACGCGATCCGCGCACTGGCCCAGATCCTGACCGAGACCGGTCTGACCGAGATCGAGGTCGCGGAGAAGGACAGCCGCATCCGCGTGGTCCGCGCCCCGGCGCAGATGGTGCAGGCCTATGCCGCACCGTCCGGCCCCGGAACGGCGCTCGCACCGGCTGCAGGCCCGGCGATCGCGGATCCGGCCGACCTGTCCAAGCACCCGGGCGCGGTCACCAGCCCGATGGTCGGCGTGGCCTACCTGTCGCCCGAGCCGAGCGCGCCGGCCTTCGTAACCGAAGGCCATGCGGTCACCGCCGGACAGACGCTGATGCTGATCGAGGCGATGAAGACCTTCAACCAGATCAAGGCGCCGCGCGCGGGCACCCTGAAGAAGCTGCTGGTCACCTCCGGCTCGCCGGTCGAGTTCGGCGAAGTCCTGGCGGTCATCGAGTGA